In one window of Catalinimonas alkaloidigena DNA:
- a CDS encoding mechanosensitive ion channel family protein: protein MNEPTSYSDDFMPDDERKTTASPSPAAASAASHTATWLTVLGVGVLAIAFIVIETRLVSLPETAEGFAKKILQGGALALLFLVLRRLLKGALSRQVVDASVRFNLERVLDLTLGLVLFFVLMTLLFSDWYTAAVSLGLLSVILGFALQTPITSFIGWIYILVRKSFRVGDRIRVGDITGDVIDLSYLDTTILEVRGDYLTGDHPSGRIIKFPNLTVLSEAVYNYTTISYPFIWNEIKVQLAYQSDLELVTRLMTEVVERELGPALQERLTAYRDLLNRTMLGETASPLGPLVFFTVSDNTWVEAIVRYVVKPHEAETVKTRLIRKLLHELNQHDEKVLLPKSNMR from the coding sequence ATGAATGAACCTACTTCGTACAGCGACGATTTTATGCCGGACGACGAGCGCAAAACGACCGCTTCGCCGTCGCCCGCCGCCGCCTCCGCTGCGTCGCATACGGCCACCTGGCTGACCGTCCTGGGAGTCGGGGTGCTGGCCATCGCTTTCATCGTCATCGAAACCCGCCTGGTGTCTTTACCCGAAACGGCCGAAGGATTTGCCAAGAAAATTCTTCAGGGGGGCGCGTTGGCGCTGCTGTTTCTGGTGCTGCGTCGGCTCCTGAAGGGAGCGCTGTCGCGACAGGTCGTCGACGCGTCCGTACGGTTCAACCTGGAGCGGGTGCTGGACTTGACGCTGGGGCTGGTTCTGTTTTTTGTGCTGATGACGCTCCTGTTCTCCGACTGGTACACGGCGGCGGTGTCGCTTGGGTTGTTGTCGGTGATCCTCGGGTTCGCGCTGCAAACGCCCATCACGAGCTTTATCGGCTGGATCTACATTCTGGTGCGGAAGTCGTTTCGGGTGGGCGACCGCATTCGGGTGGGCGACATCACGGGCGACGTTATTGACCTGAGCTACCTGGATACGACCATTCTGGAGGTGCGGGGCGATTACCTGACGGGCGACCACCCGAGCGGACGGATCATTAAATTTCCGAACCTGACGGTGTTGAGCGAAGCGGTTTATAACTACACCACCATTTCGTACCCGTTCATCTGGAACGAGATCAAGGTGCAACTGGCGTATCAGAGCGACCTGGAACTGGTGACGCGCCTCATGACCGAAGTGGTGGAGCGCGAACTGGGGCCCGCCCTGCAGGAACGCCTGACCGCCTACCGCGATCTGCTGAACCGGACCATGCTGGGCGAAACGGCCTCGCCACTGGGGCCGCTGGTGTTTTTTACCGTCAGCGACAACACGTGGGTAGAAGCCATTGTGCGCTACGTGGTAAAACCGCACGAAGCCGAAACGGTCAAGACCCGGCTGATCCGCAAGCTGTTGCACGAACTCAACCAACACGACGAAAAAGTGCTCTTGCCGAAAAGCAACATGCGTTAG
- a CDS encoding response regulator transcription factor, whose protein sequence is MKLLLVEDNAELGASILEHLQEEGYICTWAEDYQSADYRLGVYSYDLVVLDLNLPDGNGLKLLDPIRVHQAEAGVLIISARNSLDDKVTGLREGADDYLTKPFHLAELSARLQALARRRHFGNNHELNWGDLRVDTRALQVWYADEPVTLTRKEYELLLYFLSNPNRVLSKESIAEHLWGDHIDTADSFDFIYTHIRNLRRKLSSNRSSLPIRSVYGMGYQLHQP, encoded by the coding sequence ATGAAGTTATTACTGGTGGAAGACAACGCCGAATTGGGCGCTTCGATCTTGGAACATCTGCAGGAGGAAGGGTACATCTGCACCTGGGCGGAAGACTACCAGTCGGCCGACTACCGCCTGGGCGTTTATAGTTACGATCTGGTCGTGCTGGACCTCAACTTACCCGACGGCAACGGCCTGAAACTCCTCGACCCGATCCGGGTGCATCAGGCGGAGGCGGGGGTGCTCATCATTTCGGCACGGAACTCCCTCGACGACAAAGTGACGGGCCTGCGCGAAGGGGCCGACGACTACCTGACCAAGCCGTTTCACCTCGCCGAACTGTCGGCACGCTTGCAGGCGCTGGCGCGGCGGCGGCATTTCGGCAACAACCACGAACTGAACTGGGGGGATTTGCGCGTCGATACGCGTGCCCTGCAGGTGTGGTACGCCGACGAGCCCGTGACCCTCACGCGCAAGGAGTACGAACTGCTGCTCTACTTTCTGAGCAACCCCAATCGCGTGCTAAGCAAGGAGTCGATTGCCGAGCACCTGTGGGGCGACCACATCGACACGGCCGACTCGTTTGATTTTATCTATACCCACATCCGCAACCTGCGCCGCAAGCTCTCGTCGAACCGGAGCAGCCTGCCGATCCGGTCGGTGTACGGCATGGGGTACCAACTGCATCAGCCATGA